The following coding sequences are from one Kosakonia sp. H02 window:
- a CDS encoding arabinose ABC transporter substrate-binding protein codes for MHKFTKALAAIGLAAVMSQSAIAETMKLGFLVKQPEEPWFQTEWKFADKAGKDLGFEVIKIAVPDGEKTLNAIDSLAASGAKGFVICTPDPKLGSAIVAKARGYDMKVIAVDDQFVNAKGEPMTTVPLVMMAASEIGARQGQELYKEMQKRGWDVKTTGVMAITANELDTARRRTTGSMDALKKAGFPEKQIYQVPTKSNDIPGAFDAGNSLLVQHPEVKHWLVLGMNDNTVLGGVRATEGQGFKAPDVIGIGINGVDAVSELSKGQATGFFGSLLPSPDVHGYKTSELLYNWVTKGAEPPKFTAVTDVVLITRDNFKEELAKKGL; via the coding sequence ATGCACAAATTCACTAAAGCGCTGGCGGCCATCGGCCTGGCTGCCGTTATGTCACAATCCGCTATCGCGGAAACGATGAAGCTCGGATTTTTAGTTAAACAACCGGAAGAGCCCTGGTTCCAGACAGAGTGGAAATTCGCCGACAAGGCAGGCAAAGATTTAGGTTTTGAAGTCATTAAAATTGCCGTTCCCGACGGGGAAAAAACGCTGAACGCCATTGATAGCCTGGCCGCCAGCGGCGCTAAAGGCTTTGTTATCTGTACGCCGGATCCCAAACTCGGCTCGGCGATTGTCGCCAAAGCGCGCGGCTACGATATGAAAGTGATTGCCGTGGATGACCAGTTCGTCAACGCCAAAGGCGAACCGATGACCACGGTGCCGCTGGTAATGATGGCGGCCAGTGAAATCGGCGCGCGTCAGGGCCAGGAGCTGTATAAAGAGATGCAAAAACGCGGTTGGGATGTCAAAACGACCGGGGTAATGGCGATTACCGCTAACGAACTGGATACCGCCCGCCGTCGCACTACCGGTTCAATGGATGCGCTGAAAAAAGCCGGCTTCCCGGAAAAACAGATCTACCAGGTCCCGACCAAATCTAACGATATCCCCGGTGCATTCGATGCCGGTAACTCCCTGCTGGTTCAACATCCTGAAGTCAAACACTGGCTGGTACTGGGCATGAACGATAACACCGTGCTCGGTGGCGTACGTGCAACAGAAGGTCAGGGCTTTAAAGCACCCGATGTGATTGGCATTGGTATCAACGGCGTGGATGCAGTAAGTGAGCTCTCCAAAGGGCAGGCCACCGGTTTCTTTGGTTCCCTGCTGCCAAGCCCGGACGTGCATGGCTATAAAACCAGCGAGCTGCTTTACAACTGGGTGACCAAAGGCGCTGAACCGCCGAAATTCACCGCAGTGACCGATGTCGTGCTGATTACACGTGACAACTTCAAAGAAGAGCTGGCGAAAAAAGGACTGTAA